AAGTTATCTATACAAATCCTGGGCATAGTGGTTAGCAGTTGTAAGCCATAGTAAACAAAAGTCATAATAAACACTACTAATATAATTTTTGCTATTTGcccttgtcttcttttttttttttgcccttgtCTTCTTGAACTCTCAAATTGGAAATAGAGAATCCAGGGGTAAAAGGAAGGGGGAGTGATTTTTTGGTCTCTGTCTCACTTGTGGGACACTCCTGCTCTTTTTCTGCCTTACAGCTCGACAGAACAATTGGCCCCCTCTACCTTCTTTTTGCCCAGTTCAGCCCTGCTTTTTCCAGGACATCTCCATGGAGATCCCCCAAGAATTTCAGAAGACAGTATCCACCATGTACTACCTCTGGATGTGTGAGTAGTCAGAAACCTTTTTGAAGGAAAAGTATAGATAGTAAGTTGTACATCATTCCTTTTCTTGGAGCTCACGCGCCCAGAACTAGATACTTTGAATGAAGTATCATTGAAGGCTCATTTCTCTGGCAATTTCCCTGGATTACTCCTTTTACAGTACTCAGAACTTCTTCTCCAGTCTTCTGACAAATGTATGTTCTTGCTCTTTCCCTCTTCCCCTTGTCCATATGCTTAAATGTATGCTGGatccttttaaaagtctttgcaAACACGATGACACATGGTTGAGATTTGCTGGTTCTGTCTCCCCTGTTGAGGATCCTGTGAAGGAGGAAACTGCCTTCCTATCCTTACTCTGCCACATTTGGTGAGGGTTGTGGGGCAGGTTTCTCGGAGAAGGAGCTCTCACTGACCCATCATCCTGTCCCTCTGACCCTTAGGCAGCACTCTGGCTcttctcttgaattttcttgCCTGCCTAGCCAGCTTCTGTGTGGAGACCAGCAATGGCTCAGGCTTTGGGCTCTCTATCCTCTGGATCCTCCTCTTCACTCCCTGCTCCTTCGTCTGCTGGTATCGCCCCATGTACAAGGCTTTCCGGTAAGAAGGGGCAGTGGGGATGATGGCAGGGAGGGGACTTGGAGAAGCCCCTTTCTGCTCCTACAACCCTGATTCTTTGCCTACActtcccatttttttctctttgcaggaGTGATAGTTCATTCAATTTCTTcgttttcttcttcattttcttcgtCCAGGATGTTCTGTTTGTCCTCCAGGCCATCGGCATCCCAGGTTGGGGGTTCAGGTCTGTGAGATTGCCGTTTACCCTCaccccttcctcccactccttTTGATCAAGTCAACATTGGGTACTGGCATAAGAGTTGTTCAGAAAAAGGAACTGTGGTTTTAATCCTTGGGAGATGCTAATTTAATAGGGGTACAGGACACTCTCCATGATAGAGAGCTCAGACAGTACTGTCAACAGACATAGATTAAGGGAAAGATGGCTGGACATGCTCAGTCTGaggaggcttcttggaggaggcatGTGTAATGTTGAAGAGGAAGCATCCTCAGCAGAAAGATCTGTTTGGAGTGAGGATGTCTGAAAGAGCTTGGAGAGCTAGGATGGTTCAGAAGCTGAGATTAAACTAGTTTGGGAATGTAGTGCATGGCAAATCGCCAGACCCACAGGGAAACGGCCCCTGGTTTGAAGACATGACCAGTGGAGAAGCTGGAAGGACTGGGACCTAGCTGTGAGCAGTCCTCCTCACTTGCATGTATTTCCTCCTCCTCACAGTGGCTGGATCTCTGCCCTGGTGGTGCTGAAGGTCAACACAGCCGTAGCGGTGCTCATGCTGCTGGTTGCTCTGTTCTTCACTGGCATCGCTGTGCTGGGAATTGTTATGCTGAAGCGGGTGAGGGGCTGTAGGTGGGGCCTGGAGAGTGATATCACCCATCCCTGGGGACTTGGCTGGAACATTCAGGAGCAACTGGGGAGGGCCAGGCAGATGGAAGGATTCTCAGCTAATGGacctgggcggggcgggggcggggcggggggggggtggtggtgctgGCTTGTAggggtaggtgtgtgtgtgtgttggtaggGAGCCAAGAAGGAAAAGCTAGAGCTACAGGCTGGTGAGTGGTCGTGATGGTATTAGACTGGAGTGGGATTAACAGTGGCTGGAACATGCTGTAAAGTCTGTGCTTTCTACTTGCAGATCCACTCTTTGTATCGCCGCACAGGGGCCAGCTTTCAGAAGGCCCAGCAGGAGTTTGCAGCCGGTGTCTTCTCCAACCCTGCGGTGCGAACCGCAGCTGCCAACGCAGCTGCTGGGGCTGCAGAAAATGCCTTCCGGGCCCCGTGACCCCTAACTGGGATGCCCTGGCCCCGCCACTTGAGGGAGGCAACTAGCCCCCATCCCTGAGGTCTCTGGGACTTTGAGACATCACTGTTTGATGTCTCCACTCTAGTACCCCCAATCATACAGCCATGACTGCTGAACCTGACTTAAGGGTGTGGGGAGCCCAGTGTGACCCAGTCactgcttccctcccacccctcgaTCAGGCCACACTGCTGCCACAACCACACACCCCGACCCGCTTCCCTCTGCTGTGCCAAGGCTGTTGCTTCGGttatttaaataaagagaaagtggAACTGGAACACAAATCCCCGTTTCTGGAATTTTAATGGGAGCTAGGTCTTACAGAAGATAGAGTGGAGGCGACTGGAAGTGGAAGGTGAATTGTGGACTCTGGAGGGAAGGTCGGACCTGGCCTCAGTGTAAATGGAGAGCTGTGGCGGCGGGACAGCAGAGCCCACTGGCTGGCGCAGGAAGTGGGAGGGAAGTCCACGGTTGGGTGTGGAATCGCGGAGCTGCCAGGGAACTCAGCTCTCCACCCCGCTCCTTTAATGACTTTCTCCTTTAAGAAAGAGCCGCTACCTCTGCTGGGAACGGAGCGGCCGAGGGGCACGAGAGGCTGGGCGGGGCCCAAGTAGGCGCCGAAAGCTTTAGCTCGGGCCCTGCGGGGGCCGGAGCTCCTCGCCAGACCTGCGGCTGCGGCCAGCTCGCCCGGCCACCCTGCCGTccgctccctcccttcccctccccccacgtGCCTCCCCGCTTCCTctcccactccctctcccccAGGGTCTCCGACTGGGACTACAACTCCCGGGGTGCACCGCGCTGGCCCTCGTACCACGCCCCTCCTCCCGCACCAGCTCATCCCCCATCCCCCGTCTCCAGTCCCGGACCTACTGCAGCCTGAGCTAGGGGAGCAGGAgcgtggtggggaggggagtggggctgGCGACCCAGGAGACTGTGGCGCCGCAGCCTCTCCCCACCAGGCGGCCGCGGATCCAACTGGACACTCTGAAGGCACACCGACCGCGCCTCTAGAGTCACCCCACGCCGACCCTCCCCTCTTCTCTAGACTTCTTTCCCATCCTTCTCGCCTTTTACCCTTCCCACCCTTCCCGGTTCCGGAACGCCGCCCTCTCTTCACTCCCGGACCGGCCCTTTTCGGCTCCCCTCTTCCCTAGGGAGATGCGATGAGCCGGTGCCCCCGCGTCCTCATCGCCGTCGCGGGCACGGTGCCCGTCCAGTGCCCGGAGTGGGGAGGGAGCACTCCGCGGCCCCTCCGTAAGGCCCCCCCCTTGGACTCCCCCCCAGCTGGAGTCCCTGGGCCATGCCCCAGGGGACCCAGCCAGGGGGTGGGCTCTAGAGGGAggggggtggagaggaggaaggacGGGGCCTTGGGCGCCTCTGAGATGCTCCCAAGCGCCAGGGGGGGCCGAGCAAGGCTCAGGCAACCGGGCGGCAGGCATGATGCCCTCGCCTAGCGATTCCAGCCGCTCGCTGACTAGCCGGCCTAGCACCCGGGGCCTTACACACCTCCGCCTCCACCGACCCTGGCTACAGGCCCTGCTCACGCTGGGGCTGGCTCAGGTGCTCCTGGGCATCCTGGTGGTCACCTTCAGCATGGTGGcctcctccatcaccaccaccgaGAGCGTCAAGAGATCCTGCCCGTCTTGGGCTGGGTTCTCGGTGAGTTGGGCGCACAGTTGTTGGGTGGGGGAGGCTCCTTGGGCCGCACCCCTCAACACCAGCTGCCAGTCCAAATCCTGGCCTCTCCTGGTCCTCCTACTCCTTACAGAGTTGGGTACATCCTGTGGTGCGGGGCTCACCCAGGTGCCTCCCCTTCATGCTGAACCTGTGCCCGCTTTATCCCCAGCTGGCGTTTTCCGGGGTTGT
This portion of the Cervus canadensis isolate Bull #8, Minnesota chromosome 2, ASM1932006v1, whole genome shotgun sequence genome encodes:
- the SCAMP3 gene encoding secretory carrier-associated membrane protein 3 isoform X1, with protein sequence MAQSRDGGNPFAESGELDNPFQDPAVIQHRPSTHYATLDVYNPFETREPPPSYEPPAPVPIAPPSAPPLQSSRKLSPTEPKNYGSYSSQASTAAATAELLKKQEELNRKAEELDRRERELQHAALGGTATRQNNWPPLPSFCPVQPCFFQDISMEIPQEFQKTVSTMYYLWMCSTLALLLNFLACLASFCVETSNGSGFGLSILWILLFTPCSFVCWYRPMYKAFRSDSSFNFFVFFFIFFVQDVLFVLQAIGIPGWGFSGWISALVVLKVNTAVAVLMLLVALFFTGIAVLGIVMLKRIHSLYRRTGASFQKAQQEFAAGVFSNPAVRTAAANAAAGAAENAFRAP
- the SCAMP3 gene encoding secretory carrier-associated membrane protein 3 isoform X2, giving the protein MAQSRDGGNPFAESGELDNPFQDPAVIQHRPSTHYATLDVYNPFETREPPPSYEPPAPVPIAPPSAPPLQSSRKLSPTEPKNYGSYSSQASTAAATAELLKKQEELNRKAEELDRRERELQHAALGGTATRQNNWPPLPSFCPVQPCFFQDISMEIPQEFQKTVSTMYYLWMCSTLALLLNFLACLASFCVETSNGSGFGLSILWILLFTPCSFVCWYRPMYKAFRSDSSFNFFVFFFIFFVQDVLFVLQAIGIPGWGFRSTLCIAAQGPAFRRPSRSLQPVSSPTLRCEPQLPTQLLGLQKMPSGPRDP